The DNA window TGCCGATCGCGAAGACGTCGGTCTGCGATCCCTGGTTGACCTGGATGGCGTCGATCGAACCCGAGGTGCCGCTGAGCATGCAGCGATCTTCGAACGTCTCGAAGCGGAGCTTGCGCCGATTCGGACGGCGCGCCGGTTTCCGTCGCGAAGGTGTGCGTCCGAAGAACCGATCAACAAGCTTGTCGAAGAATTCCGCCATCGCCAACTTCCCTGTAGGTTTGCCCGCTGGTGAGACGCACCGACGCGCAGCCTGATGCGCAAGGTTGGATCGGGTGCGGACCGAAACCGCCTGGATAGGATTTGTCAGAAGTGCCGCGAGCGCCGCCCGACCGGCGTTCTCCGATCCGCGAGGGGTGAGAATTCGTCGCCCACGGAACGGGAGGCGGATTGTCAGCGCCTTGCCGGATCGCGCCAACGCCAAAGTGCTGACGACTCGTTAAGGCTGCTGATAGCACCGCCCCCGCGGCCCGGCCGATGTCCGTCCGGTGCAATGCCCGAGTGCCATGCTTTTTCGCCAGCGGCGAATAAGCATGCTTTCCCAAGTACGGAGGGCTATCCCCGCCCCCTAGCAGCCTGTTGAAAAAAGCCCTCGTGGCTTTTTTCAACCTCGCCAAGTGCGAAGCAAAGCTTCGCACGACTCGCAAAATAAAGACTTACGTCGATATTTTGCCATCGCATCCCTGCGATGTCGCAGCCCGTTGAGTTCTTCAACAGGCTGCTAGGCGATTCCTGCTTGCTATCATGGTGGGCTTATGCCCGCACACTCGCCTGTCCCAGATGCCTCGCCCGCCGGCTCGTCGGCCGCACCGCTGCTGACTGCGCGGCATATCAGCAAGGCCTTTCCGGGCGTGCAGGCGCTCGACGACGTGCAGCTCACGCTCGCTGCGGGCGAGGTTTTGTGCGTGGTCGGCGAGAACGGCGCGGGCAAGTCGACCTTGATGAAGATCCTCGGCGGTGTCTACGCGCCCGACGCCGGAGAAATTCAGATCGACGGCCGGGCCGTACGCTTAGGGAGCGTGCAAGAAGCGCAAGCCGCCGGCGTCATGCTTATCCACCAGGAACTGAACCTGGCCACGAGCCTGGACGTGGCCGGCAATATCTTCCTGGGGCGCGAGCCGCGCTACGCAGGGCCGCTCGGCCTGCTCGACCGCCGCGTGTACGCCGACGCGGAAAAGATCACGCGTCGCATGGGCCTCTCGGTTAGCCCGCGCGAGCCGGTGAGCCGGCTTTCGATCGGCCAGCAGCAGTTGGTCGAGATCGGCCGCTCGCTGAGCCTGTCGTCGCGCGTGCTGATCATGGACGAGCCGACGTCGAGCCTGTCGGCCCAGGACACCGAACGCTTGTTCGCGGTGATCGATGATTTGCGCCGCGCCGGTGTCGGCATTCTCTATATCTCGCACCGCTTGCCCGAGGTGCAGCGCATCGCCGATCGCGTGACGGTGCTGCGCGATGGGCGCAATGCCGGCGAACGGGCGCGCGGCGAGATCAATCACGCCGCGCTCGTGCGGCTGATGATCGGCCGCGAATTGAAGCAGTTTTTCGTCCGCAGCCATCGGGCCGCGGTCAGCGGCGGCGCCCCCAGCGCGACGCTCGAGAAACCGGCGGCTCTATCCGTCGCCGGATGGAGAGTTTCAGCTACCCAAAAACGGACCGTCGATTTTCGCGTGGCGGCGGGCGAAATCGTCGGCATGGCCGGCCTCGTCGGCGCGGGACGCACGGAACTGGCCGAGACGCTCTTCGGCATACGCCGCCCTGTGGCGGGCGAAATCACGATCGCCGGTCGCCCGGTCGACGTGCGCAGTCCGCAGGATGCCATCGCGGCCGGACTGTACCTGGTGCCCGAGGATCGACGCATCCAGGGCCTTTTGCTCGAACAATCGGTGCGTCGCAATATCAGCCTGGCGTCGCTCGAGTTCCTGAGCCGCTTGGGCATCATTCGCCGCCGTGAAGAGCAGCAGTTGGCCGACCGCATGTGCCGGCAACTCGCGGTGCGAACGGCTTCGATCGACAAGCAGGTCGGCATGCTCAGCGGCGGCAACCAGCAGAAAGTCGTGCTCGCCAAGTGGCTGGCCCGGCAGCCGAAACTATTGATCCTCGACGAGCCGACGCGCGGGGTCGATGTAGGCGCCAAGCGCGAGATTTACGCCCTGATGGACGAACTGACGGCTTCGGGCGTAGGCATCCTGATGATCTCGAGCGACCTGGAAGAGATCCTCGGCATGAGCGATCGCGTGCTGGTGATGCACGACGGCGAGCTGTCCGGCGAGCTTGCGCGGCACGAACTATCGGAACAAGCGGTGATGAACCTGGCGACGGGCGGAGATCGCGGCGCATGAAAAAATGGTTGGGTCTGGCACTTTTCCTGTTGGCGATCTACCTGCTGCTGTTGCTGGCCGACCCCGGCGCGCGCAGCGCTTACAACCACGTGAATCTCGGACGGCGCATCGGCCTGTACGGCATCATCAGCCTGGGAGCGAGCATCCTGATCATCACCGGCGGAATCGATCTCTCGATCGGTTCCACGATCGGCCTGTGCGCCACGGTGATGGCCATGCTCTTGGTCGATTACCATGTGAACCCACTACTGGCCATCGTCGCGGTGCTGGCCTTGGGCGCCGCGATCGGGCTGGCCAACGGTCTGCTCGTGACCAAGCTCCGCGTCCAGGCGTTCGTCGTCACGCTATGCGGACTTTTTATCTACCGCGGCGCCGCGCGCTGGCTGTCGCGCGACCAGGTCAAGGGGCTTGGAACCGGCTACGAGTCGCTCAAGTATTGGCTATCCGACAGCCGCGACATTCTCGGCTTGCCGATGTCGCTCGTGATCTTTCTCGGCTTCGCCGCGCTGGCCACGGTGTTCTTGCACAGGAGCGTCTATGGCCGGTACATGTTCGCCGTGGGCAGCAACGAGCAGGCCGCCCGCTACTCGGGCATCGCCGTGGATCGATATCGCATCCTGGCGTACGTGCTGTGCTCGACCTTGGCAGCGCTTTTCAGCATTCTGTTTCTGATGGAGCAGAACTCGGTGCAACCGACCGAGACGGGCAGCTTCTTCGAACTGTACGCCATCGCCGGGGCGGTGCTGGGGGGCTGCAGCCTGCGCGGCGGCGAAGGGAGCGTGCTGGGCGTCATCATGGGGACCGCCATTCTCTGGATCCTGCCCAACTTTACGAAAATGTGGGGCGTCCCCTCGGAATTGGAATACACCGTGATCGGCGCGGCACTGTTGATCGGAGCCCTGGTGGACGAAGGCCTGCGCCGCGGCGCAAAGAAGTAGCACGCGGCTCTCGAAAAACCCTCTCCCTCCGGGAGCGAGTAGGGTGAGGGCTCGGACTTGCTGCAAATGCGCGCTTCGCGACTAACGCAACTTAGCGCAGGACGCGTTACCCTCCCCTAGCCCCTCCCTGGCAGGGAGGGGGATTTTGGTGGCTCCTATGTTTGTTTTTCGCCAAGCGCGCGAACGCTGGTGGCGTCGTTAAAGTCGACGTCGTCGGCACATCGCCCGCGTGTGCGAAATTCCTGGGTGTCCGCGGTCGATGAATGAAACAGGCGATTTGCTCGCACGCTAGCGGGCGTTCGCTTCCCTTCCGCGATTTTTCCTGCCCTGCCGGTTTCGTCGACCGCCGCCGCTTTTCTTGCACCACCCGATGCCAAAAGGCCTGCACACCGCTGAGCCGCGCATGTCGCGCGCGCCGAAAGCGCCACCAGACGCGCGGGCCGCCGAAGCCGCGCGCCGCGAGCGCCTCGGGTCGTGGGAACTGATTGAGCAGATCGGAGCCGGCGAGTTCAGCGAGATCTTTCGCGCCCGGCCCGCCAACCGTGGCGATGACGCGACCGCTACCTATGCCGTCAAACGGCTCAAACGCGAATACGCCAGGGACATGAGCGCGGTCGCTCAATTGCGCCGCGAGGCGCGCGTGGGAAGCGCGGTGACGAGCCCCCACGTGGTGTCGATTCTCGACGCCCAGTCACTGCGCCCGCCCCATTACCTGGTCATGCCCTGGTTGGAAGGGCGCACGCTCGAGTCGCTGCTGCGCGAGGCATCGAGCACGTCGTTATCCACGTCATTCACGCTGTGGATCGCGCGGCAGGTGGCCCAGGCGCTCGACGCACTCCAGCGCGCGGGCTGGGTGCATGCGGACGTTAAGCCGGCCAATCTCATGATCTCGTCCGCCGGGCATGCGACGCTGATCGACCTGGGGCTGGCTCGCCGGCCGGCGGACGAAGGTGCGACGCCGGCCGTGGAACTCGTCGGCACTCCCTGGTACATGGCTCCCGAGATGTTGCTCGGCGTCGGTTCGATCGACGCGCGCAGCGATCTCTATAGTCTGGGCGCCCTGATGTACGAAATGCTCACCGGCCGCGTGCCGTTTCCGGCCCAAGAGGCCCGGACGCTGGTCGAAGCTCATCGTGCCGGCGAACCAACTCCGCTGCGTGAACTCGCGCCGCACACGCCGGCCCCCGTGGCCCGGCTGGTGCATTCGCTTCTGGCGAAGGAGCCGATGCGTCGGCCGCAGGCACCCGGCGAATTGCTGCGCGAGTTGTTGGCGCTCGAAATCGCGCACTTCGGCGAAGACATCGCCCGCGACGCTTGAACCGCTTACAACCGCGGCTGCTTCTTCTGGTAGCTCAGATCGAGCAGGTCCATCGGGTGCGCGACGAGCAGGCGTTCGCCGCGGCTGCGCGCTTCGCGCATGATCTGCAGCAGACAGCCGGCATTGCCCGTCAGCACGACGCGGCTGCCCGTCTTCAAGATGTTGTCGAGTTTGCGGCGGCTGAGCCGGGCCGACATCTCGGGCTCGGTCAGGTTGTATGTTCCGGCCGCCCCGCAACAGACTTCGGTCTCGGGCAGGTCGACCAGCTTGAGGCCGGGAATCTGTGACAGCAAACGGCGCGGCGCCTCGCGCACTTTTTGGGCGTGCCCCAGGTGGCAGGCGTCATGATACGTGGCCACGAAGGGCATTTGCCCCTCGGGCGGAACTAGCCCCAACGAGTCGAGGAACTCGCTGACATCCTTGATCTTGGCGGCGAACTCGGCGCGCTTCGGCTGCCGTGCGTCGTGCCAATGGTGACCGTAATCCTTGAGCATCGCTCCGCACCCGGCGACGTTGACCAGGATCGCGTCGACGCTGCTGGGATCGAACGCGGCCAGGTTCACGTCGGCAAGTTCGCGGGCCGGCTCGCTCGATCCGGCGTGAAAATGAATGGCGCCGCAGCATACCTGGTTCTGAGGTACCAGCACGTCGCATCCGTTCTGCTGCAGTACCCGCGCCGTGGCCCAATGCGTGGGACGGAACATCACGTCCGCCACGCAACCCGTAAAGAGCGCGACCCGCGCCCGCCGCTTGCCGATCGCGGGCAATAGGGATGGCAGCGCCGGCCCCGGATTCTGCGGCGGCGGCAACATCTCGACCAGCCGCCGTAGCCGCGGCGGCAAGAGCCGCGTCAGACGCAGACTCTCGGCCAGCGAGACCAGCCCCAGGCGCTGCGCGATGCGCGCAGGGATCAACATCTTGCGCATGAGGTCCGGTTTCGTGAACAGCCCGAACAGGATGTATCGGTGGAACCAATCGGCGCTTTTGCGCGGGCCGTCGGATTGTTCCTCCAT is part of the Pirellulales bacterium genome and encodes:
- a CDS encoding serine/threonine-protein kinase, which gives rise to MSRAPKAPPDARAAEAARRERLGSWELIEQIGAGEFSEIFRARPANRGDDATATYAVKRLKREYARDMSAVAQLRREARVGSAVTSPHVVSILDAQSLRPPHYLVMPWLEGRTLESLLREASSTSLSTSFTLWIARQVAQALDALQRAGWVHADVKPANLMISSAGHATLIDLGLARRPADEGATPAVELVGTPWYMAPEMLLGVGSIDARSDLYSLGALMYEMLTGRVPFPAQEARTLVEAHRAGEPTPLRELAPHTPAPVARLVHSLLAKEPMRRPQAPGELLRELLALEIAHFGEDIARDA
- a CDS encoding ABC transporter permease, encoding MKKWLGLALFLLAIYLLLLLADPGARSAYNHVNLGRRIGLYGIISLGASILIITGGIDLSIGSTIGLCATVMAMLLVDYHVNPLLAIVAVLALGAAIGLANGLLVTKLRVQAFVVTLCGLFIYRGAARWLSRDQVKGLGTGYESLKYWLSDSRDILGLPMSLVIFLGFAALATVFLHRSVYGRYMFAVGSNEQAARYSGIAVDRYRILAYVLCSTLAALFSILFLMEQNSVQPTETGSFFELYAIAGAVLGGCSLRGGEGSVLGVIMGTAILWILPNFTKMWGVPSELEYTVIGAALLIGALVDEGLRRGAKK
- a CDS encoding sugar ABC transporter ATP-binding protein, with the protein product MPAHSPVPDASPAGSSAAPLLTARHISKAFPGVQALDDVQLTLAAGEVLCVVGENGAGKSTLMKILGGVYAPDAGEIQIDGRAVRLGSVQEAQAAGVMLIHQELNLATSLDVAGNIFLGREPRYAGPLGLLDRRVYADAEKITRRMGLSVSPREPVSRLSIGQQQLVEIGRSLSLSSRVLIMDEPTSSLSAQDTERLFAVIDDLRRAGVGILYISHRLPEVQRIADRVTVLRDGRNAGERARGEINHAALVRLMIGRELKQFFVRSHRAAVSGGAPSATLEKPAALSVAGWRVSATQKRTVDFRVAAGEIVGMAGLVGAGRTELAETLFGIRRPVAGEITIAGRPVDVRSPQDAIAAGLYLVPEDRRIQGLLLEQSVRRNISLASLEFLSRLGIIRRREEQQLADRMCRQLAVRTASIDKQVGMLSGGNQQKVVLAKWLARQPKLLILDEPTRGVDVGAKREIYALMDELTASGVGILMISSDLEEILGMSDRVLVMHDGELSGELARHELSEQAVMNLATGGDRGA
- a CDS encoding (Fe-S)-binding protein; the encoded protein is MLTEPSDRPAAEPATAPPQTEPVAHSHAPALTQPARPGEAIDYGLFLDCVHCGLCTSACPTYLELGNENDSPRGRIYLMRSVTDGRLPLSSEVRRHLELCLDCRACETACPSGVQYGKLIEPFRVAMEEQSDGPRKSADWFHRYILFGLFTKPDLMRKMLIPARIAQRLGLVSLAESLRLTRLLPPRLRRLVEMLPPPQNPGPALPSLLPAIGKRRARVALFTGCVADVMFRPTHWATARVLQQNGCDVLVPQNQVCCGAIHFHAGSSEPARELADVNLAAFDPSSVDAILVNVAGCGAMLKDYGHHWHDARQPKRAEFAAKIKDVSEFLDSLGLVPPEGQMPFVATYHDACHLGHAQKVREAPRRLLSQIPGLKLVDLPETEVCCGAAGTYNLTEPEMSARLSRRKLDNILKTGSRVVLTGNAGCLLQIMREARSRGERLLVAHPMDLLDLSYQKKQPRL